In Syntrophomonas wolfei subsp. wolfei str. Goettingen G311, a single window of DNA contains:
- a CDS encoding MgtC/SapB family protein, translating to MGIYEIVFKLALASILGALIGLERESLNRPAGLRTYTLVCVGSALAMIVSIDIYLQYYHTVNADPGRIAAQVVSGIGFLGAGTIIREGATVRGLTTAAGLWAVACIGLAVGSGLYIPAVATTVLILFVLIYFVKFEEKITGMRDYKGLVMVVDDRPGQVGTIGSILGDLCVLIKNIQLTRVDEGDSLEIELLLQLPPNLSIEEVIQELSIIKGLRSIDRLG from the coding sequence ATGGGAATTTACGAAATAGTGTTCAAGCTTGCTCTGGCCAGTATTCTCGGGGCTTTGATAGGCCTGGAGAGAGAGAGCCTGAACCGTCCTGCCGGACTCAGGACCTACACCCTGGTTTGTGTAGGTTCGGCTTTGGCCATGATTGTATCTATTGATATCTACCTGCAGTATTATCACACAGTAAACGCTGATCCGGGTCGAATAGCTGCCCAAGTAGTTAGCGGAATTGGTTTTCTGGGAGCAGGTACTATCATCAGAGAAGGTGCCACAGTCCGCGGCTTGACTACTGCCGCCGGATTGTGGGCTGTAGCTTGTATAGGACTGGCCGTAGGTTCAGGTTTGTATATTCCGGCTGTGGCTACTACAGTTTTGATTCTTTTTGTATTGATTTATTTTGTTAAATTTGAAGAAAAAATTACGGGAATGCGTGATTACAAGGGCCTGGTTATGGTAGTGGATGATCGGCCCGGACAGGTGGGAACCATAGGTTCAATACTGGGTGATCTCTGTGTTTTAATAAAGAATATTCAATTGACCCGAGTAGACGAAGGAGACAGCCTGGAAATTGAATTACTGCTACAACTGCCACCCAACTTGTCTATCGAGGAAGTAATACAGGAGTTATCCATCATCAAGGGATTACGCAGTATTGACCGCTTGGGCTAG